In Thermococcus profundus, the genomic stretch TCTCCCTGCTGCTTGTCTTGACTGCCGTTTTCGCCACCGTTGGCTACGTTTCAGCAGAGGAGTACTCCCACACCTACAGCGACTACCTCCACCAGCCAGCACCCGTCGTTCCGGCGTTTACGATCCCTGGAGGCAGTTTTGAGCTCTACCTGAAGGGCAGCGACATAACCGTCAGCTCGATAGAGGCAGTTTCAGTACTTCACGGCCCGTACCAGCTGAACATCCTCGGAACCTCCCCAGGGGAGAATGGAATGAGCGTCGTTAAAGTGGGCACTCCGAAGGACATAACCCCAGACACCTACTTCCTCCTCATAAAAACCAACAAGGGCACCCTGGTTCTGCCGAACGGCCTGAAGGTCTTCAAGGAGTGGCCGAAGGAGCTCAAGCTCGCCTGGACGAGCGACACGCACGTTACCACGGGCGCAAAGGTCGGCTACGTCTGCGGCGACTACTTCCAGAGCAATATCTACAAGCTTGAGAAGATGTGTTCAAACCCGATCCCGCTCCACAGCGTTGTCGCCACGTACAGCGCATACCTCTACTGGGGAATGAAGGGAGCAACCCTCATGATAAACACCGGCGACGAGGTTGACACCAGCGGCGACATGGTGGGCTACAAGGTCATGTTCGACATAACCAAGGACACTTCGGCCGCTGACATTCCAGTTGTTGGAATCAAGGGCAACCACGATGACCCGCCGACCGTTTACACCCAGATCCTCGGCCCGAAGTACTTCTACGTGACCGTAGGAAAGTTCCTGATAATAGGCCTCGATACCGGCGGTGACCAGGGATACCCAACGATGGATCAGATAGAGTGGATGGAGAAAGTTCTCGACGAGCACAAGAACTACACTCCAATTATCCTCTACCACCACCCATACTTCTTCGACCCCGGATGGAACTACCTCGGCGGCGTGCTGAAGGGCCTTGACCCACAGAGCGACTGGGATCAGATAAAGGGCCACCTCCGCAGGAGCTGGCTCACCGATGAAAACATCGCCAAGCGCTTCCTCGAGGACATAGTCAAGTACAACGTCCCGCTCACCATGAGCGGCCACATCCACCACGACATGTACTGGCTCTACATCGATAAAGAGGGCAACAAGCACTACTTCCTCACCCTGACCTCAACCGGCGCCCCGGACAAGGAGACCAACCCGGCTACTCACCCAGGATACAGCCCGACTTGGTACGGAAGCAACCTTGTGATCATAACAGAGAACGGGAGCGTCCAGATGCCCTATGTCAACGTGGACATACAGAACGACAAGGTCAGGAGCGACTTCATGAGCGTCCCGGTTCCGCAGAGGTTCCTGGCCTTCAGGCAGGTTTCCCAGGAGGGCACAGTTGTTAAGTTCGTCAACGAGCTCAACGAAAGCGTTTCGGGCCCAATAGTCCTTCCAATACCCCAGGGCGCCAACGTCGACCCCGACGCCACAAACATAACCTACACTGTCGTTGGAGAGAGGCAGATAGGTGATCAGTACTACGTTATGCTGAACGCCACAGTACCCCAGGGAGTTTCCCAGCTCGTTATCGACACCGAAAAAGACACCGCAAAGCCATCCCTCCAGATAGCCTACCTCCAGCCCAGCCACCCGAAGCCGAACTCCAACTTCATCGTCTACTTCATGGCCCAGGACAACCTCGGCATAAGGGATCTGTATGCAGTCGTGTACGATGAGAAGGGCAATCCTGTTAAGTACGGCAAGGTCGAAAAGTTCCCAGGGGAACCATCAAGCGGAAAGCCTGGGGATACCTTCTACATCGTCCAACTTCCGGGCCTTAATGAAGGCAAGTACAAGATAGAGATAGTCGCAGAGGATTTCTATGGGAACAAGGCAACGACCACAAAGGAGATTACGATAGGCGGCACCAAGAAGAGCACAACGACAACCACCAGCGAGGGAGGAAAGGGAATCTGCGGACCGGCCGCTATAGTGGCCCTAGCCGCGGTTCCCGCCTTGCTCCGTAGGAGGAAGTGAACCCTTCTCCTTTTCTTTTCTCCAGCATCCTTTCATTCTCAATCTCCCTCCTGATTGTCTCTGCCCCTTCCTCAGTGCTCTCCATCTCGGTCAAGTACTTACACCCAAAGACTTGAGAAAGGATAATTCCTTTTTACCTACATTCCCACCTACACAAAAGCGTGTTAAACTTTGAAAACGTTATTTTTACGGTGGGTAAGGATGGACATACGAAAGACGGTTAGGGTAGGGATAGTCATAATGCTAATCCTCAACCTAGTCGCAGTCAGTGGAGTGTTCATCTACGCCAGCAAAGCGAAGGCGGACGGGGCAGTGATAGACATAGCCGGCAGGCAGAGGATGCTCACCCAGAAGATGTCGAAGGAGGCACTTGCGATAGCAGTGGGCAATGATAGCTATCGAAAGGACCTTCTAGCAACGGCCGAGCTTTTTGATAAAAGCCTGAGGGCCCTGCTCTACGGTGGAACCGCCCCAATACACAGCAAGGAACAACCAGTTCCTCCGGCGCCACCTGAAGTCAGGACTCAACTCGAAAAGGTGGAGGCACTCTGGCAACCGTTCTACAAAAACGTTCAGATAGTGGCCACTAAAGACCCGAGTGACCCGCAGTTCAAGGCTGCCCTTGATTACATCCTGGCCCACAACGTTGAGCTCCTTACCGAGATGAATAAAGCGGTTGGACTCTACAGCAACACGTACGGCAGGAAGCTTACGTACCTTAAGATTTACCTTCTGATAATGCTGGCCCTCAGCATCTCAGTTGGAGTTTATCTTCTTAAATTCCTTGAAAGGGTAATCGATGATTTTATGTCCCTACATGAAAAGAGTGTAAAGCATGGGAAGACACTCGAGAAGGAGCCGAAACATCTCGTTGATTACATCACTGCCCTCTCAAGAGGCGATCTCACAGCGGAACCTAAGGGAGGGAGCGGAGAGTTTGAGAAGGTTCATAGAGCCCTCAACGAGTTCAGGGAGAGACTGATTAAAACGGTGAGTACTTTAAACGAAATAACATCGGAGCTGAAGTCAAACTCGGAGCGGCTTCTCAAGATGTCAAAGGATGGTGTTAGCTTAGTTGAACAGGGCACTGAAGCCGTCCGACAGATAGCAATCGAGGCCCAGAGACAGCAGGAGAACATCAACGAGATTACTGAGGGAATGCGCTACGTGGGGGAGATAAGCGACCAGAGCGTTCGTTCCATGGAGGAATTTGAAGAGTCCATGAAAGAAGTTGTGAGCATGGCCAACGAGGGAAGGGAGAGAAGCCGCGTCTCCGCCGAGAAGATAAAGAGAATTCAGAGTATCATAGGAGACGTAAAAGATGCCGTTGACTCCATAAGGAATATGGGCAAGAACATTGAGAACATCACCAACGTGATAACTGGTATAGCAGAGCAGACAAATCTCCTTGCCTTAAACGCCGCTATTGAGGCTGCCAGGGCTGGTGAGGCAGGCAAAGGCTTCGCAGTCGTTGCGGAGGAGATACAGGAGCTTGCTGAAGAAAGCAAAAAGGCAGCTGAGGACATAAGGGCCATAATAACACAGATGTCAGACAGGATAGAGAACACGGTAGAACTGACGGAGCACAGCGTCAGCACGGTTGAAGAGAGCTCATCAAGCCTAGAGGAGACGGTTCAGTACCTCGAAAACATCGCCGAGATGATTGAGGAAGTGGCTCCCAAGATGGAAGAGGTTAAAGACGGCATCATACGCACGAAGGAGGAAGTTGAAAAGGCATTGAGGGCAATGGAAAACCTGGCTGCCTCTGCAGAGGAAACCACCGCCTCAACTGAAGAAGTGACTTCCACGATGGAGGAGCAGGAACGCATTGTCCGCTCACTCGAGGGCATGGCCGCCACAATAAACAGCGCGGTTGGCAGGGTGGTTCCAATAGTGGAGTCGTTCAAGTTGCCCAAGAGGGGACTCGCCAAACGGGTTGTTGAGGGGGTTAGGAGCCACCTCCCGTGATGGGCCTATGCCCTCGCCCCCCGTTTTTAAATTGAATCCTCCTGCCCTCCTCGATCTCCCTTCTAAGGAGCTTCGCCTCTTCTTCAGCCTTCCTCACGCGGAAGACCCTCGCTATCCTCTCGATGGCCTCAAGCTTCCTAACGATGCCGTCGAGCCATGTGAAGACGTCTCCCGGATAGACTATCAGTCCGTAAACCTTCCTGAAGTGCTCCGCTATCTGAGTGGGGTGCTTTCCGCTCCGCCTCAGCTCGATTATCATGTTGCTGACGCGCTCCATGGCATATTCCGCGCAGTCCTCCTCGGGGCACATGAAGAACTCCTGGTACATCGTGAAGAGCCTCTCGGCGGCGTTGGGACTGAGCTCCGGAATCACCCTGTCGAGTTCATCGAGGATTGATGCGAAGCTCGGCGAGAAGACGTTGGCGCTTAGTCTTCCCCTCACAGCTCCCTCAAGCTCCCTCTGGAGTGTTCCGCTTAGGTAGAGGTTCTCAAAGGGGAGGAGCTTAACGGCTATCCACCTTGCTTCCTTCTTTCCAAGGTTCTCCCTGATGAACGCGGCCTCCTTGGGGAGGAGGAAGCTCATGCTAACTGCCCTTCCGTAGGGAGTGACCTCAACGATAGGCCGCTTCACTCTCACAAAACCGAACTCGGCCAGTTTCTCAAGGACCTTCTCGGCGTTCTGGTTGGCGCCGATACACTTGGATTGAACGTCTTCAATGACGTCAAGCCTGTTGAAGACACAGGAGTGTGCCAGAACGTTGTCCTGCTCGAGTTCGTCGCTCCACTCGACGATAACAGGTTCAATCGGAGCGGTGAGGAGCTTGAAGGCAACCTCGTCCTCGCTGCCCTCCATTTGGGCCGAGTACTTCCTTCCAGGCTCAACTATGAGGTAGACCTTCCCCTTCTCGTGGTAGAGCGGTCTCCCTGCCCTTCCGAGCATCTGGTGGAATTCCCTCACGCTCAGCCACTTGTTGCCCATCGCGAGGCTCTCGAAGATGACCTGGGAAGCGGGAAAGTCCACGCCAGCTCCGAGTGCCGCTGTTGTTACAACAACATCGAGCATCTGGGCCTGGAACTCGATCTCTGTGAGCTTCCTCTGTTTGTAGGGCAGGCCTGAGTGGTAGGGCTTCGCCTTCAGCCCCTTGCTCGTGAGGTAGGCGGCCAATTCGTGGGTTCTCTTCCTTGAGAAGGTGAACACTATGCTCTGGCCTTTATAGCCCTGCTGGGACTTCCTGCTCGCCTCGGCGCGGCAGAGGGCCGCTATATGCCTCCACTTCTCGCTCTCGTTCCTTGCGATTATAATGTGCCTCTCCAGGTCAACCGGCCTCTCGTCGTAAAGCACCAGTTTTAACCCAAGCTCCTTCGCCAGCTCCTCCGGATTGCCGACAGTTGCCGAGAGGCCTATGAACTGGGCCCTTGGGTAGAGCTTTCTAAGGCGCGCGATGAGGCCGTCTAGGCGGGGCCCGCGCTCCTCATCATCCAAAGTGTGAATCTCGTCGATGACTATCGTCCCAACGTTCCCTATCTTTCTGCCAGCGCGGAGGAGGTAGTCAATTCCCTCGTAGGTTCCGACGATTATGTCGGCGTCTATGCCCGTATCAACGACAACAAGCTCATCTCTGGTCTTTATCCTGCTCATTCCGACCCTTATCGCCACTCGGAGGCCGAGCTTGGAATACCTACGCTTAAAGTCCTCGTATTTCTGATTTGCCAGAGCCACCAGCGGGACAAGGAAGAGCATCTTCCGGCCTTTCATCCCCTTCGGAACGCCGGCGAGTTCCCCAATCAGAGTTTTCCCGCTTGCGGTTGCGGAAACCACAAGGAGGCTCTCACCATCGAGCAGGCCGTTCTTTACCGCCAAACTCTGAACGGGAAGGAGCTCGTTAACTCCTTCTCCTTTTAGAACCTCCTTAAACTTCTCCGGAACCGGAAGCTCGTCCACTTTGACTTTCTCAACCTTAACGTGCTTCGCCTTCAGCTCGTCCCACTTGGTTATCTCGGGGTGTTTGGTCGGGTCGAAGCGCGGGTCGAAGGCGTAGAGAACTTTATCCAAATCCCTGAACCTCTCCAGGAGCTTCTTAGCCTGGTCGAACATGGCGATGCTCTTGAAGCGGAAGCGGAGCTCCCTTTTAAGCTCATCCTCGGCACATCTCTCGCAGATGTACTCGTCGTGGTACTTTATGCGGTTTCCTGAGGTTAGAACGGTTATTTTACCTTCAAGAAGGCAGAGGCGGCAGAGTTCGGCCTTCTCAACGCGCTTGTTCTGCAGTCTCCTCTTGAAGTAGTCCTCCCACTCGTCGGCATTCACAAGGACGATTCGGGCCTGACGGAGGAGCTTTTCAATCTCCTTCGGATTCCTGTACTGGCTCCCCTCAAGGACCTTGAAGAGCCGCCCCTCGCGCATTATAAATCGGTATATCGCGTCAGCTTTGAGGTTCTGCATCTGAGAGAGTTTTTCAGGCTCGTTTTCAATGAAGAATGCCTCAAGCTCGTTCTTCTTCCTTCCGGGTCTCACGACGAAGAGCATTCACTCACCCTCCACCGGTTGAAGGTAAGAAAAGCTTATAAACGCACCTCCCAAAGTGGCGTTAGGTCGAACGAGACTCAGGATCATATGAGGTGAGAAGAATGGCCATCTGGCAGGGAAGATCACTCAAAAAGCCTTCAGGTGGAAGGATCGTTCTCGCTAGGAAGAAGAGGAAAAGGGAGCTCGGAAGAGAGCCGGCCAACACGAAAGTTGGAGAGGACAGGGAGAAGAGGAAGATCATAAGAACCTACGGCGGCAACAGGAAGGTTCGCCTAATCGAGGCCCTCTACGCCAACGTCTTCGAGGGCGGAAAGGGAAGGAAGGTCAAGATACTCAACGTTATTGAGAACCCCTCAAACAGGCAGTACGCGAGGAGGAACATCATCACCAAAGGGGCCATCATCGAGACCGAGGCCGGCAAGGCCATCGTCACCAGCAGGCCCGGCCAGGACGGGGTTGTCAACGCCATTCTTATCAAGGAAGAGAACGCCTGAGCTCTTTTCTCCTTTAAACCACTTTGGCTTTTCTTAACAGTTAAGCGTCACCGTAAAGCACTGTAAATGGAAAAAGTTTACAGTAAACGACCCCCAGCGTAAAATTTTGGGGTTTACGTGAGTTAACGGTTCAGGAGGTAACGCCTCTGAGAGCCCCTCCCTTCGCTCCTCACGAGGCCCCATCCCTCAAGTTTCTTGAGCCTCTTAAGAAGGGTGGGCTTTGATATTCCAAGCTCTTCCGCAAGTTCCCCGCTTCTCCTGGGAGTTTCCAGAGCCGATAGGATTTTTCTGTCAAGTTCATCGAGCAGTCTGCCTGCCCATTTGTGGAAGATGACCTCGAATCTGTTTGCCCTGGTTTTAAACTCAACACCGACGAGGCCGTGTTTCTTGCACTCTTCCCTTATCATCCTCAGGCCATAACCGTACTTCTCGATGTAGCCGGCATCGTAGAGGAGAGAGCACAGGTTGGGATTCCTCGGAACGTGTTCGGGGTCGTTTAGATCAACTCCCGGCATTAAGCCCCCAGGGTTTCTTATCACAAGCCTGTCCGGGTAAACAAAAACCCTGACGTCCGCTGGGATGGCATAGTTCCTGTGGGCAAAAGCGTTTATCAAAGCTTCTCTAACCGCCCTTGGGGGATATTCCGGGAGCTTAACCCTCTTCGTCCCAACGACAACTTCGTACGTCCTGAACTCCCGTGTGAGGGTGTAGAACATGTCATCAACCACGCGCCAGACCGGGCCTGAGAACTCGACGCTCTTTACCGCCTCGTCCCCCTGCATCCACACTATCCTACCCCCTGAGTGGGGTATAAAGTCGGTGGCATCCGTGAAGAAGAGAACCCCCGCGTTCGTCAGGCGTTCTCCCTTCACCGCCTTCGAACTCCTAAGGTATCTCATCCAATCCTCTCTAGGTATCTTCCTGCCCCTGGCCCTCTCAAGGGCGGAGAAGAACCACTCCACGTATTCATTTTTCATCTCTGAAAGGTCAACCAGTGGGAACTCGTCCCACGTTACAGTCCCCATCTCAGCGGAGAGCATCAGGATTTCCTGGACTGAGAGGGGTCTGATGCTGGAGCCAATTCGTATGTAAGCGACCCCCCCGATGGAGCACAGCGTCTTTGACCTTGGAACCTCCACGACGAGAACGTCCTTATCTCCGACGCGGACCACGTTAGTTTTCACGCTTATCGGTGGAGTTATGTTCTGAAGCGCCGAGGACAGGACTTCCTTCGCCTTCTTGGTGTCCACTCCAACGATTCGGCCCTCGTCCGAGACCCCAATAAGCAGGTAGCCGCCCTCAGCGTTTGCCATGGCGCAGATTTCTCTCGCTATGTTGGAGGTTGCCTTGGCTTTGAACTCAACCCTCTCGTTCTCCCCCTCCCTGAGGAGTTCTATAAGGGATTCCACATTCATGTTTATCGTTAAATACCATAAACCTAAAAAGTTTATGGTAAACAACTTCTAGCGTAAAATTTTGGGGTTTACAGAATTTAACGACAAAGAGAGCAAAAGAGGTCAGAGCTCCAGCTCTTCCCGGTACTTCCTCAGCTCCTTCTCCATGATCCTTCTCGCCTGCTCCTCGACCATCGGCTTGACGAGTCCTATAACCCGCTCCTTAAGCTCATCCAGGCCCTCGCCGTTGAGCGCCGAAATCCTTATCGGCTCGAGTCCCTTGGAGCGGACAAACTCCTCGATGGCCTTGATCTTCTCCTCCTCGGCTATGTCCACCTTGTTGAGCACCACTATGAACGGGAACTCGCCGAACTCACGGTGGATCTCCTCAAAGAGGTGGGTCTGCTCTTCTATCGGATAGCCACAGTATTCGCTTGGATCGAAGATGTAGACGATAACCTTTCCAAGGTGCTTCAAGGCCAGTATAGCCTGCCTCTCCACCTCGTTCCTCTCGCTAAGCGGTCTGTCGAGGAGGCCCGGCGTATCGATCACCTGGTACTTGAGGTAGTGCTCCTCGAACTGGCCGACGTTTATGCCCTTTGTTGTGAAGGGATAACTGGCAACTTCGGGCTTCGCGTTGGTTAGAGCCCTCAGCAGGGTGCTCTTACCAACGTTGGGATGGCCTGCTATGACTACAGTTGGAAGCTCAAGATCGACGACTGGAAGGTCCTTCAGCACGTTCCTGGCCTGGTTGAGGTACTCAAGGTCGTCTTTAATGTCCTTGAGAACGTCGGCAACACGGCCGTAGAAAGCCCTCCTGAGCCTCGCCATCTCAACTGGGTCCCGTGAATAGCGGATTTTCTCAACGTATCTCTGCTCGAGGTTTCTGATGGTCTTTATTGCCCAGTTCACCCTTCCGAGGGAGCGGTGGAACTGGTCTCTATCGACGAGCGTATCAACGAGCTCCCTGTAGAAAGCCGGAAGCTCCGAGACTCCGGGGGTTCTGTCGAGGAGTTTGCGGAGGTTGTCCCTTATCACGTTGGAAACCGTCCTCACTCTGAGCTCTTCCCTTCCCCTAGCCTTGGCTCTGGGGCCGCCCTGGGGAGTGAAAGCCGAAGCCGCCTTCTCGGCCCTCCTGAAGGCCTTGTCGATGAGCTCATCAGCGGTAAGAACCGTGGGCATCTTCTCAAACGGATTCTTCATAATCTCACCTCAACTGCTTTTTTTCTCGCGGAATAAGAGTTTTTTAAGGGGTTTAAAAAGATGCCTGAGGGGAAGAAAAGAGTCACTCATTCAAG encodes the following:
- a CDS encoding DUF5814 domain-containing protein, coding for MLFVVRPGRKKNELEAFFIENEPEKLSQMQNLKADAIYRFIMREGRLFKVLEGSQYRNPKEIEKLLRQARIVLVNADEWEDYFKRRLQNKRVEKAELCRLCLLEGKITVLTSGNRIKYHDEYICERCAEDELKRELRFRFKSIAMFDQAKKLLERFRDLDKVLYAFDPRFDPTKHPEITKWDELKAKHVKVEKVKVDELPVPEKFKEVLKGEGVNELLPVQSLAVKNGLLDGESLLVVSATASGKTLIGELAGVPKGMKGRKMLFLVPLVALANQKYEDFKRRYSKLGLRVAIRVGMSRIKTRDELVVVDTGIDADIIVGTYEGIDYLLRAGRKIGNVGTIVIDEIHTLDDEERGPRLDGLIARLRKLYPRAQFIGLSATVGNPEELAKELGLKLVLYDERPVDLERHIIIARNESEKWRHIAALCRAEASRKSQQGYKGQSIVFTFSRKRTHELAAYLTSKGLKAKPYHSGLPYKQRKLTEIEFQAQMLDVVVTTAALGAGVDFPASQVIFESLAMGNKWLSVREFHQMLGRAGRPLYHEKGKVYLIVEPGRKYSAQMEGSEDEVAFKLLTAPIEPVIVEWSDELEQDNVLAHSCVFNRLDVIEDVQSKCIGANQNAEKVLEKLAEFGFVRVKRPIVEVTPYGRAVSMSFLLPKEAAFIRENLGKKEARWIAVKLLPFENLYLSGTLQRELEGAVRGRLSANVFSPSFASILDELDRVIPELSPNAAERLFTMYQEFFMCPEEDCAEYAMERVSNMIIELRRSGKHPTQIAEHFRKVYGLIVYPGDVFTWLDGIVRKLEAIERIARVFRVRKAEEEAKLLRREIEEGRRIQFKNGGRGHRPITGGGS
- a CDS encoding CGP-CTERM sorting domain-containing protein, encoding MLRKVLSLLLVLTAVFATVGYVSAEEYSHTYSDYLHQPAPVVPAFTIPGGSFELYLKGSDITVSSIEAVSVLHGPYQLNILGTSPGENGMSVVKVGTPKDITPDTYFLLIKTNKGTLVLPNGLKVFKEWPKELKLAWTSDTHVTTGAKVGYVCGDYFQSNIYKLEKMCSNPIPLHSVVATYSAYLYWGMKGATLMINTGDEVDTSGDMVGYKVMFDITKDTSAADIPVVGIKGNHDDPPTVYTQILGPKYFYVTVGKFLIIGLDTGGDQGYPTMDQIEWMEKVLDEHKNYTPIILYHHPYFFDPGWNYLGGVLKGLDPQSDWDQIKGHLRRSWLTDENIAKRFLEDIVKYNVPLTMSGHIHHDMYWLYIDKEGNKHYFLTLTSTGAPDKETNPATHPGYSPTWYGSNLVIITENGSVQMPYVNVDIQNDKVRSDFMSVPVPQRFLAFRQVSQEGTVVKFVNELNESVSGPIVLPIPQGANVDPDATNITYTVVGERQIGDQYYVMLNATVPQGVSQLVIDTEKDTAKPSLQIAYLQPSHPKPNSNFIVYFMAQDNLGIRDLYAVVYDEKGNPVKYGKVEKFPGEPSSGKPGDTFYIVQLPGLNEGKYKIEIVAEDFYGNKATTTKEITIGGTKKSTTTTTSEGGKGICGPAAIVALAAVPALLRRRK
- a CDS encoding methyl-accepting chemotaxis protein, whose product is MDIRKTVRVGIVIMLILNLVAVSGVFIYASKAKADGAVIDIAGRQRMLTQKMSKEALAIAVGNDSYRKDLLATAELFDKSLRALLYGGTAPIHSKEQPVPPAPPEVRTQLEKVEALWQPFYKNVQIVATKDPSDPQFKAALDYILAHNVELLTEMNKAVGLYSNTYGRKLTYLKIYLLIMLALSISVGVYLLKFLERVIDDFMSLHEKSVKHGKTLEKEPKHLVDYITALSRGDLTAEPKGGSGEFEKVHRALNEFRERLIKTVSTLNEITSELKSNSERLLKMSKDGVSLVEQGTEAVRQIAIEAQRQQENINEITEGMRYVGEISDQSVRSMEEFEESMKEVVSMANEGRERSRVSAEKIKRIQSIIGDVKDAVDSIRNMGKNIENITNVITGIAEQTNLLALNAAIEAARAGEAGKGFAVVAEEIQELAEESKKAAEDIRAIITQMSDRIENTVELTEHSVSTVEESSSSLEETVQYLENIAEMIEEVAPKMEEVKDGIIRTKEEVEKALRAMENLAASAEETTASTEEVTSTMEEQERIVRSLEGMAATINSAVGRVVPIVESFKLPKRGLAKRVVEGVRSHLP
- a CDS encoding NOG1 family protein; this encodes MKNPFEKMPTVLTADELIDKAFRRAEKAASAFTPQGGPRAKARGREELRVRTVSNVIRDNLRKLLDRTPGVSELPAFYRELVDTLVDRDQFHRSLGRVNWAIKTIRNLEQRYVEKIRYSRDPVEMARLRRAFYGRVADVLKDIKDDLEYLNQARNVLKDLPVVDLELPTVVIAGHPNVGKSTLLRALTNAKPEVASYPFTTKGINVGQFEEHYLKYQVIDTPGLLDRPLSERNEVERQAILALKHLGKVIVYIFDPSEYCGYPIEEQTHLFEEIHREFGEFPFIVVLNKVDIAEEEKIKAIEEFVRSKGLEPIRISALNGEGLDELKERVIGLVKPMVEEQARRIMEKELRKYREELEL
- a CDS encoding AlbA family DNA-binding domain-containing protein; translated protein: MNVESLIELLREGENERVEFKAKATSNIAREICAMANAEGGYLLIGVSDEGRIVGVDTKKAKEVLSSALQNITPPISVKTNVVRVGDKDVLVVEVPRSKTLCSIGGVAYIRIGSSIRPLSVQEILMLSAEMGTVTWDEFPLVDLSEMKNEYVEWFFSALERARGRKIPREDWMRYLRSSKAVKGERLTNAGVLFFTDATDFIPHSGGRIVWMQGDEAVKSVEFSGPVWRVVDDMFYTLTREFRTYEVVVGTKRVKLPEYPPRAVREALINAFAHRNYAIPADVRVFVYPDRLVIRNPGGLMPGVDLNDPEHVPRNPNLCSLLYDAGYIEKYGYGLRMIREECKKHGLVGVEFKTRANRFEVIFHKWAGRLLDELDRKILSALETPRRSGELAEELGISKPTLLKRLKKLEGWGLVRSEGRGSQRRYLLNR
- a CDS encoding 30S ribosomal protein S8e, which codes for MAIWQGRSLKKPSGGRIVLARKKRKRELGREPANTKVGEDREKRKIIRTYGGNRKVRLIEALYANVFEGGKGRKVKILNVIENPSNRQYARRNIITKGAIIETEAGKAIVTSRPGQDGVVNAILIKEENA